Proteins co-encoded in one Cricetulus griseus strain 17A/GY chromosome 1 unlocalized genomic scaffold, alternate assembly CriGri-PICRH-1.0 chr1_1, whole genome shotgun sequence genomic window:
- the LOC100769947 gene encoding serine/threonine-protein phosphatase with EF-hands 2 isoform X2: protein MGSSSSSQHHFAFQNAEKAFKASVLIQRWYRRYMARLEMRRRCTWNIFQSIEYAGQQDQVKLHDFFSYLVDHFTPSSHHEREFLNRMFTEERFAQDVETEKGADYESIEVPDSYTGPHLSFPLLPDHATALVEAFRLRQQLHARYVLSLLYETRKHLAQLPNINRVSTCYSEEITVCGDLHGQLDDLIFIFYKNGLPSPERAYVFNGDFVDRGKDSVEVLMVLFAFMLVYPKEFHLNRGNHEDHLVNLRYGFTKEVMHKYKIHGKKILRTLQDVFCWLPLATLVDEKVLVLHGGVSDRTDLELLAKLDRHKIVSTLRCKIRKESENREEQKRKVNQTSSGQRPTPWFLPQSQSLPSSPCHLGSGFKAYKACRSCSIPCSSGSVDHKEQSRRQVRRSVDLELERCRQQAGFPGIKEKREPLPWAPDDADCDADAGEVLEPTPEEWKQVVDILWSDPMAQEGCKANTIRGGGCYFGPDVTEKLLEKYKLQFLIRSHECKPEGYEFCHNRKVLTIFSASNYYEVGSNRGAYVKLGPALIPHIVQYQANKTTHRLTMRQRISKVEESALRALRQNLFAHSSDLLVEFKKHDASESGVITLSDWAVAVESVLHLGLPWRMLRPQLVNSSGDNVLEYKSWLESLAKEQLSRESIQSSLLEKLYRNRSNLETIFRIIDSDHSGFISLDEFRQTWKLFSSHMNIDITDDNICDLARSIDFNKDGHIDINEFLEAFRLVEQSCSEDHASACLQSTDTAESGQSSLGAC, encoded by the exons ATGGGAAGCAGCTCCTCCAGCCAACACCACTTCGCTTTTCAGAATGCTGAGAAAG CCTTCAAGGCATCGGTCCTGATCCAGAGATGGTACCGGCGCTACATGGCCCGCCTGGAGATGAGGCGGCGATGTACCTGGAACATCTTCCAGTCTATAGAGTATGCTGGGCAGCAAGACCAGGTCAAG CTCCATGATTTCTTTAGCTATCTTGTGGATCACTTCACCCCTAGCAGCCACCACGAGA GGGAGTTCCTGAACCGCATGTTCACTGAGGAGAGATTTGCCCaggatgtggagacagagaaGGGCGCTGACTACGAATCCATAGAGGTGCCCGACAGCTACACAGGGCCACATCTCTCCTTCCCGCTTCTTCCTGACCATGCCACCGCCCTAGTGGAAGCGTTCAGGCTGAGACAA CAGCTCCATGCTCGATATGTCTTGAGTCTTTTGTATGAGACAAGGAAACACTTGGCCCAGCTGCCCAACATCAACCGGGTCTCAACCTGTTACAGTGAGGAGATCACAGTGTGCG gaGATTTACATGGCCAACTGGATgacttaatatttatattttacaag AATGGTCTACCATCGCCAGAGAGGGCGTATGTGTTCAATGGTGACTTCGTGGATCGAGGCAAGGACTCAGTAGAAGTTCTGATGGTCCTATTTGCCTTCATGTTGGTTTATCCCAAAGAGTTCCACCTCAACAGAGGGAACCATGAGGATCACCTGGTGAACTTACG ATACGGCTTCACCAAGGAAGTGATGCATAAATACAAG ATACATGGGAAGAAAATCCTAAGGACACTTCAAGATGTCTTCTGCTGGCTTCCGCTGGCCACACTGGTGGATGAGAAAGTCCTCGTTCTTCATGGTGGGGTCTCAGACAGGACTGACTTGGAACTTCTGGCTAAACTAGACAGGCACAAG ATTGTTTCTACCCTGAGGTGCAAAATAAGAAAGGAGAGTGAGAATCGGGAGGAGCAGAAGAGGAAAGTCAATCAGACAAGCTCTGGACAGAGACCTACTCCATGGTTTCTTCCCCAAAGCCAATCTCTCCCCTCTTCGCCTTGTCACCTGGGCTCTGGCTTTAAGGCCTACAAAGCCTGCCGGTCCTGCAGCATTCCCTGCAGCTCCGGCTCCGTTGACCACAAGGAGCAGTCCCGCAGGCAGGTGCGGCGCTCTGTGGACCTGGAGCTGGAGCGGTGCCGGCAGCaagcaggcttcccagggatcAAAGAGAAGCGGGAGCCCTTGCCCTGGGCGCCTGACGATGCTGACTGTGATGCTGATGCAGGAGAGGTGCTGGAGCCCACTCCAGAGGAGTGGAAGCAG GTTGTAGATATTCTATGGAGTGATCCCATGGCTCAGGAGGGCTGCAAGGCCAATACTATCCGAGGAGGAGGCTGTTACTTTGGGCCTGATGTGACAGAAAAGTTGCTGGAGAAATATAAGCTGCAATTCCTGATTCGTTCACACGAATGCAAACCTGAAGGCTATGAGTTCTGCCACAACCGCAAG GTGTTAAccatcttttctgcctccaactACTATGAAGTTGGCAGTAATAGAGGTGCCTACGTCAAACTGGGACCAGCCCTGATTCCTCATATTGTGCAGTATCAAGCTAACAAGACAACACACAGGCTAACCATGAGGCAAAG GATCAGCAAGGTGGAGGAGTCAGCCCTGAGAGCCCTGAGACAAAACTTATTTGCTCATTCCTCAGACCTGCTTGTGGAATTTAAGAAGCATGATGCCTCTGAGAGTG GTGTGATCACCCTGAGTGACTGGGCGGTTGCTGTGGAGTCTGTGCTGCACCTGGGATTGCCATGGCGGATGCTACGGCCACAGCTGGTGAACAGTTCGGGGGATAATGTACTGGAGTACAAGTCTTGGTTGGAGAGTTTGGCCAAAGAACAACTGAGCCGAGAG AGTATACAGTCGAGTCTTCTGGAAAAATTATATCGAAACCGATCCAACTTGGAGACAATTTTTAGGATCATAGACAGTGATCATTCAG GATTTATCTCCCTGGATGAGTTCAGACAGACTTGGAAGCTCTTCAGCTCCCATATGAACATTGACATCACAGATGACAACATCTGTGACCTCGCCAGGAGCATAGACTTCAACAAGGATGGCCACATCGACATCAACGAGTTCCTGGAGGCCTTCCGCCTCGTGGAGCAGTCCTGCTCAGAGGACCATGCCTCTGCTTGCCTGCAATCCACAGACACTGCGGAGAGTGGCCAAAGCAGTCTTGGTGCATGCTGA